One window of Saprospiraceae bacterium genomic DNA carries:
- a CDS encoding 23S rRNA (pseudouridine(1915)-N(3))-methyltransferase RlmH, which produces MELEVWWIGKTTDSYLHQGLSIYLKKIGHYANVNTREFKEAKGLKNIQSIKQFETPALIKAIQTPGILPILLDEGGTQYSSLEFANWLSKNAHTSNRKLCFIIGGAYGFSEEIKNHVPTKIALSEMTFTHQMIRLIFLEQLYRAFTIINKIPYHNE; this is translated from the coding sequence ATGGAATTAGAAGTTTGGTGGATTGGAAAAACAACTGACAGTTATCTACATCAAGGGCTCTCCATTTATTTAAAAAAGATTGGTCACTATGCCAATGTAAATACAAGAGAGTTCAAGGAAGCAAAAGGCTTAAAAAACATCCAATCAATAAAACAATTTGAAACACCGGCATTAATTAAAGCGATTCAAACACCTGGAATTTTACCAATATTGTTGGATGAAGGCGGAACGCAATATTCATCTTTAGAATTTGCTAACTGGTTATCAAAAAATGCACATACATCAAACAGAAAATTGTGTTTCATTATTGGAGGCGCCTATGGTTTTTCAGAAGAGATTAAGAACCATGTTCCGACTAAAATTGCGCTTTCCGAAATGACATTCACGCATCAAATGATTCGATTAATATTTTTAGAGCAATTATATAGAGCGTTCACAATAATAAATAAAATCCCATATCATAATGAATAG
- a CDS encoding histidine phosphatase family protein: MNVYFIRHAKSSWNNANLSDIERPLNARGLETAPKMAAYLANAGNLGKVILISSPAERALATASYFAKTIGLEDSEIVQNEKLYFGSAIDYIHCLNKIPANLNSILLFGHNPTLEELASQFKNPYTGLVPTCCVVCTEVNQPLSHAISFKDFEIKDIYIPKLILNS; the protein is encoded by the coding sequence ATGAATGTTTATTTTATTCGACACGCTAAATCTTCTTGGAATAATGCCAATCTTTCAGACATAGAAAGGCCTTTGAATGCCCGTGGTTTAGAAACAGCTCCAAAAATGGCAGCTTATCTTGCAAATGCTGGAAATTTAGGTAAGGTAATCTTGATTTCTAGTCCAGCTGAAAGGGCACTGGCAACAGCCTCCTATTTTGCTAAAACGATCGGGCTTGAAGATTCGGAAATTGTGCAAAATGAAAAGCTGTATTTTGGTTCTGCAATAGACTACATACATTGTTTGAATAAAATTCCGGCCAACTTGAACTCAATCTTACTATTTGGTCATAACCCTACGTTGGAGGAATTGGCAAGCCAGTTTAAAAACCCATATACAGGGTTGGTGCCTACTTGTTGTGTGGTTTGTACAGAAGTAAATCAACCGCTTAGTCATGCCATATCTTTCAAGGATTTTGAAATTAAAGACATTTATATTCCAAAGTTAATTTTGAATTCATGA
- the coaD gene encoding pantetheine-phosphate adenylyltransferase: protein MNKIAVFPGSFDPITKGHQDVVLRALPLFDKIVIAIGENSQKKTLFSLEQRLQWIELLFENESKVTVTSYNGLTALFCEAINANYLVRGIRNASDFDYEKTISQINHTLVNKIETVFFIAKPELSHVSSTIVRELILGKADVKAFVPDIINVLTFKTQ, encoded by the coding sequence ATGAACAAAATAGCTGTTTTCCCGGGATCTTTTGATCCAATTACAAAAGGACATCAGGATGTCGTTCTTCGGGCCTTGCCTTTGTTTGATAAAATTGTAATTGCTATCGGTGAAAACTCCCAAAAGAAAACCTTGTTTTCATTAGAGCAACGGTTGCAGTGGATTGAATTATTATTTGAAAATGAATCAAAAGTAACCGTTACAAGTTATAATGGACTTACCGCTTTATTTTGTGAAGCGATCAATGCAAACTATTTGGTTAGAGGGATACGAAATGCATCGGATTTTGATTACGAAAAAACCATTTCTCAAATTAATCACACATTAGTAAATAAAATTGAGACTGTTTTTTTTATTGCAAAACCAGAATTATCACATGTGAGCAGTACCATTGTAAGAGAATTAATTTTAGGAAAAGCGGATGTAAAAGCTTTTGTTCCTGATATAATAAATGTATTAACTTTTAAAACCCAGTAA
- a CDS encoding translocation/assembly module TamB domain-containing protein, with product MDVKVTSLKGTKFNIPVTYEQVATESKFVKFSSRTVQVDSVIKPIVPSIIGLNMNMQLTITEDADISIIFDELAGDILRGTGRGNLSIKSLRTGLFTVSGLYEVEQGEYLFTLYNFVNKPFAIARGGTINWTGDPLNATIQLEAVYEGLSTSPYILIQEYLAADQRLIEEAKRRTEVKLKMLLTGSLLLPDIRFDIDMPDLTGQLKNFADNKIRYLRTNQDQLNQQVFGLLVLRTFLNSFDPTEIGSNLSTTTINTMSEMLSNQFSLFVTSLLSNAFDDVNFISGVDFNIGYDFDNTIPGSSKFNEGEVVFSLKHRLWNDQWIVTLGGNYKSSSSSIYGNSYFNPESIIEWNTPVPGLKLRIYYRGDESIEGLKHKIGTGISYRKEFDSFFDFKKELNSKAKTRNKNSIE from the coding sequence ATGGATGTAAAAGTCACCAGTCTTAAGGGCACTAAGTTTAATATTCCAGTTACGTACGAACAAGTAGCAACAGAATCTAAGTTTGTAAAATTTTCTTCAAGAACTGTCCAAGTTGATTCAGTAATTAAGCCGATTGTGCCATCAATCATTGGGTTAAATATGAATATGCAATTAACCATTACGGAGGATGCAGACATTTCAATAATTTTTGATGAATTGGCCGGTGATATATTAAGAGGTACCGGACGAGGAAATTTATCCATTAAAAGCCTTAGAACAGGATTGTTTACGGTTAGTGGTTTGTATGAGGTGGAACAGGGTGAGTATTTGTTTACCCTTTATAATTTTGTGAATAAGCCTTTTGCAATTGCAAGAGGCGGAACTATAAATTGGACAGGAGATCCATTAAATGCAACCATTCAGCTTGAAGCGGTATATGAAGGCCTTTCAACATCGCCGTATATTCTTATTCAAGAGTATTTGGCTGCTGATCAACGGTTGATTGAAGAGGCAAAACGCAGAACAGAGGTTAAATTGAAAATGTTGCTAACAGGTTCTCTGTTGCTACCTGACATTCGGTTTGATATTGATATGCCTGACTTGACCGGGCAATTGAAGAATTTTGCTGATAATAAAATTCGTTATTTACGTACAAATCAGGATCAACTTAATCAACAGGTTTTTGGCTTATTGGTCCTTCGTACGTTTTTAAATTCATTTGATCCAACTGAAATTGGTTCAAATTTAAGCACTACTACAATTAATACAATGAGTGAAATGTTGTCTAATCAATTTTCACTTTTTGTCACGAGCTTATTAAGCAATGCATTTGATGATGTTAATTTTATTTCTGGTGTTGATTTTAATATTGGATATGACTTTGATAACACCATACCAGGAAGCTCCAAATTTAATGAAGGTGAAGTCGTATTTAGTTTAAAACACAGACTCTGGAATGACCAATGGATTGTGACCCTAGGAGGAAATTACAAATCCTCCAGTTCTTCCATATATGGAAATTCTTATTTTAATCCAGAGAGCATTATTGAGTGGAACACCCCGGTTCCTGGATTAAAGCTGCGTATTTATTATCGGGGAGATGAATCAATTGAAGGATTGAAACATAAAATAGGAACAGGAATAAGCTATAGAAAGGAATTCGATTCATTTTTTGATTTTAAAAAAGAATTAAATTCGAAGGCAAAAACCAGAAATAAGAATAGCATTGAATAA
- the lpdA gene encoding dihydrolipoyl dehydrogenase yields MKFDIIVIGSGPGGYVAAIRAAQLGKQVAIVERESLGGICLNWGCIPTKALLKSAQVFEYIKHASDYGIQVNEAKADFSNIVKRSRNVADGMSKGIQFLMKKNKIQVLMGTAKLLKDKKIEVTDGSGKKDLFTADHIIIATGGRAKALPNLPIDGKHIIDYRKAMSLDALPKKMVVVGAGAIGVEFAYFYNALGTQVTIVEFMEQGLVPREDADISKELTKIFKKAGIQTLANTSVEKVEKTKEGLIVITKDRKDSKETKIECDIVLSAAGVTANIENLGLEDLGVLIEKGLIKVDAHYKTNIPGIYAIGDVTPGQALAHVASAEGIICVEAIAGHNPEAIDYNNIPGCTYCSPEIASVGYTEQSAKDAGFEILVGKFPFSASGKASAAGAKEGFVKVIFDKKYGEFLGAHMIGMNVTEMIAEIVVARKLETTGHEIIKSIHPHPTMSEAIMEAAAAAYGEVIHL; encoded by the coding sequence ATGAAGTTTGACATTATCGTAATTGGTTCCGGTCCGGGAGGCTATGTTGCAGCCATCAGAGCAGCTCAACTTGGCAAACAGGTAGCAATTGTTGAACGTGAATCCTTAGGAGGAATTTGCTTAAATTGGGGCTGCATTCCTACAAAAGCCTTATTAAAAAGCGCCCAAGTTTTTGAATATATAAAACATGCATCAGATTATGGCATTCAGGTAAATGAAGCCAAAGCTGATTTTAGTAATATTGTTAAAAGAAGCAGAAATGTAGCCGATGGCATGAGTAAAGGCATCCAATTTTTAATGAAAAAAAATAAAATTCAAGTATTAATGGGTACTGCCAAACTTCTTAAAGATAAAAAAATAGAAGTTACAGATGGCTCCGGAAAGAAAGATTTATTTACAGCAGATCACATCATCATTGCAACGGGTGGTCGCGCAAAGGCATTGCCTAATTTACCCATAGATGGCAAACACATAATTGATTATAGAAAAGCAATGTCATTAGATGCTCTTCCTAAGAAAATGGTTGTTGTTGGTGCCGGTGCAATCGGTGTTGAATTTGCCTATTTTTATAATGCATTAGGTACTCAGGTAACTATTGTAGAATTTATGGAACAAGGTTTGGTTCCAAGGGAAGATGCCGATATTTCAAAAGAATTAACCAAGATTTTCAAAAAAGCGGGCATTCAAACTTTAGCGAATACCAGTGTAGAAAAAGTTGAAAAAACAAAGGAGGGCTTAATCGTTATTACAAAAGACCGAAAGGATTCAAAGGAAACCAAAATTGAATGCGATATCGTTTTATCAGCTGCTGGTGTAACTGCAAATATTGAAAATCTAGGTTTGGAAGATCTGGGTGTCCTCATTGAAAAAGGCCTTATTAAGGTGGATGCTCATTACAAAACAAATATTCCAGGAATTTATGCCATAGGTGATGTAACTCCGGGTCAAGCATTGGCTCATGTTGCCAGTGCAGAAGGGATCATCTGTGTCGAGGCAATAGCTGGTCACAATCCGGAAGCCATTGACTATAACAATATCCCAGGTTGTACCTATTGCAGTCCGGAAATTGCTTCCGTTGGATATACCGAACAATCCGCAAAAGATGCAGGATTTGAAATTCTGGTTGGAAAATTTCCGTTTTCTGCATCTGGAAAAGCCAGTGCTGCAGGAGCAAAAGAGGGTTTTGTAAAAGTCATTTTTGATAAAAAATATGGCGAATTTTTAGGAGCACACATGATTGGCATGAATGTTACTGAAATGATTGCTGAGATTGTAGTTGCCAGAAAATTAGAAACTACCGGTCATGAAATTATTAAATCGATACATCCTCACCCTACAATGTCAGAAGCCATTATGGAAGCTGCAGCAGCAGCCTATGGTGAAGTAATCCATTTATAA
- the pruA gene encoding L-glutamate gamma-semialdehyde dehydrogenase: protein MSNLIVNIPMVSNEPVLNYRSGSKEKLEVKSALDELQSNVLDIGMTINGKKVTSDVQKDIFQPHNIGHKIAHYHKGNTSHVQQAIIAALDAKENWEAMPWADRASIFLKAADLISGKYRARMNAMTMLGQSKNIFQAEIDAVCEFCDFLRFNVRFMTEIYSQQPESAPGIWNQMQYRPLEGFVFALTPFNFTSIAGNLPCAPALMGNVVVWKPAETQIYSASLIMDILIEAGLPAGVINLVFVEGSVAGEVIFNHREFAGIHFTGSTQVFKSIWNKVAQNLDTYHSFPRLVGETGGKDFILAHPSADPLQLAVAMIRGAFEFQGQKCSAASRAYIPNSLWQEVSNHCLSMLKSIKMGDPYDFTNFINAVIDEKAFDKITSYLVAAKKDPEAEIIFGGHSDKSKGYFIQPTIIKTTNPHYSTMCDELFGPVLTVYVYEDLKFNEILKTVDSTSPYALTGALFCKDRYATIHAAHALRNSAGNFYINDKPTGAVVGQQPFGGARGSGTNDKAGSHLNLLRWVSPRTIKENFIPPVQFEYPFMDEA, encoded by the coding sequence ATGTCAAATTTAATAGTAAATATTCCAATGGTTTCAAATGAACCTGTTTTAAATTATCGGTCAGGTTCTAAAGAAAAATTGGAAGTAAAAAGTGCCCTCGACGAATTGCAATCCAATGTATTGGATATAGGGATGACCATAAATGGTAAAAAAGTAACCAGTGATGTTCAAAAAGATATTTTTCAGCCTCATAATATAGGTCATAAAATTGCTCATTATCATAAAGGCAATACCAGTCATGTGCAACAAGCAATAATAGCTGCTCTTGATGCTAAAGAAAATTGGGAAGCCATGCCTTGGGCTGATCGGGCATCCATTTTTTTAAAAGCGGCCGATTTAATTTCAGGAAAGTACAGGGCTCGAATGAATGCCATGACGATGTTGGGTCAATCCAAAAATATATTTCAAGCTGAAATTGATGCGGTTTGTGAGTTTTGCGACTTTTTACGTTTTAACGTGCGTTTTATGACGGAGATTTATTCTCAGCAACCTGAATCTGCTCCAGGCATTTGGAATCAAATGCAATACCGTCCATTGGAAGGATTCGTATTTGCATTAACGCCATTTAATTTTACATCGATTGCAGGGAATTTGCCATGTGCACCAGCACTTATGGGCAATGTAGTCGTTTGGAAACCTGCGGAAACCCAAATTTATTCTGCTTCACTGATAATGGATATATTGATTGAAGCTGGATTGCCTGCGGGTGTTATCAATTTAGTATTTGTGGAAGGATCCGTTGCAGGGGAAGTGATTTTTAATCATCGGGAATTTGCAGGAATTCATTTTACAGGGTCAACACAAGTTTTTAAATCAATTTGGAATAAAGTTGCACAGAATTTAGATACGTATCATTCTTTTCCTCGTTTAGTAGGGGAGACAGGGGGTAAAGATTTTATCCTGGCACATCCTTCAGCCGATCCTCTGCAACTAGCAGTGGCAATGATTCGGGGAGCATTTGAGTTTCAAGGTCAAAAATGCAGTGCAGCCTCTCGTGCTTATATTCCGAATAGCTTATGGCAGGAGGTTAGTAATCATTGTCTAAGCATGTTGAAATCAATAAAAATGGGGGATCCGTATGATTTTACTAATTTTATCAATGCAGTTATTGATGAGAAAGCATTTGACAAAATTACATCGTATCTAGTAGCAGCAAAAAAGGATCCTGAAGCTGAGATTATTTTTGGAGGGCATTCTGACAAATCCAAGGGATATTTTATTCAACCCACGATTATTAAAACGACCAATCCACATTACAGTACCATGTGTGACGAACTATTTGGACCCGTTTTAACTGTTTATGTATACGAAGATTTAAAATTCAATGAAATATTAAAAACAGTTGATAGCACATCACCCTATGCATTGACTGGGGCTTTGTTTTGTAAGGATCGATATGCTACGATCCATGCTGCCCATGCTTTAAGAAATTCCGCCGGCAATTTTTATATTAATGATAAACCAACTGGGGCTGTTGTGGGTCAGCAACCTTTTGGTGGGGCCAGAGGTTCGGGAACAAACGATAAGGCTGGTTCTCATTTAAATTTATTACGTTGGGTTTCACCTCGCACGATAAAGGAAAATTTTATTCCTCCTGTACAATTTGAATATCCATTTATGGATGAAGCTTAA
- a CDS encoding hydroxymethylglutaryl-CoA lyase codes for MSHSIKLIECPRDAMQGLHDFVPTDLKIKYLQQLIDTGFDALDFGSFVSVKAIPQMQDTHQVVEHLNLEDSNTKLIAIVANKRGAEEAILYPQIRFVGYPFSVSETFQIRNTNSSIPDSVERIKQIQELCSKSGKQMLIYISMAFGNPYGDPWNAEIVLHWVDALYKLGINTVALSDTIGVAEPESIRYLFSHLIPVYPQIEFGAHFHTVPELWEEKLIAAFESGCYRFDGAIYGYGGCPMAKDDLTGNMPTEHLISYFKSRGLINHINLDNFSDSMITAKKIFDTYH; via the coding sequence ATGAGTCACTCTATAAAATTAATTGAATGTCCACGTGATGCAATGCAAGGGTTACATGACTTTGTGCCAACAGATCTTAAAATTAAATACCTCCAACAATTAATCGATACCGGGTTTGATGCATTGGATTTTGGAAGTTTTGTTTCGGTTAAGGCAATTCCTCAGATGCAGGATACACATCAAGTTGTTGAGCATTTAAATTTAGAAGACTCTAATACAAAACTCATAGCAATAGTTGCCAACAAACGAGGAGCTGAAGAAGCCATTTTATACCCTCAAATACGATTTGTTGGTTATCCATTTTCTGTTTCAGAAACATTCCAAATTCGCAATACAAATTCGAGTATACCGGATTCTGTTGAACGAATTAAGCAAATTCAGGAATTGTGTTCAAAAAGTGGAAAACAAATGCTTATATATATATCAATGGCTTTCGGAAATCCGTATGGAGATCCCTGGAATGCTGAAATTGTTTTGCATTGGGTTGATGCTTTATATAAATTAGGAATTAATACTGTAGCATTGTCAGACACAATAGGTGTAGCCGAACCGGAATCGATCCGCTATTTGTTTAGCCATTTAATACCAGTTTATCCGCAAATAGAATTTGGTGCGCATTTTCATACAGTACCTGAATTGTGGGAAGAAAAGTTAATAGCAGCGTTCGAATCTGGATGTTATCGATTTGATGGCGCCATTTATGGATACGGTGGCTGTCCAATGGCTAAAGATGATTTAACAGGAAACATGCCAACGGAGCATTTAATTTCATATTTTAAAAGCCGTGGACTTATCAATCATATAAATTTAGATAATTTTTCAGATTCTATGATCACCGCAAAGAAAATATTCGATACGTATCATTAA
- a CDS encoding DUF962 domain-containing protein, with amino-acid sequence MQTFDQLLNTYGESHQNKLNKRIHWICIPAILFSLVGLLMHIPIPQFIPANFYLNWAGLVLFLSLIYYIRLSIGMFAGFLVLSYLLLYANWELMAYCQLNACSSLWTLVILFTLAWIGQFIGHKIEGKKPSFLKDVQFLLIGPAWLLHFIYRKLGIPY; translated from the coding sequence ATGCAAACATTTGATCAACTGTTAAATACTTACGGTGAAAGTCATCAAAATAAGCTTAATAAACGAATTCATTGGATTTGTATTCCGGCAATACTTTTTAGTTTAGTAGGCTTATTGATGCATATTCCAATTCCACAGTTTATTCCTGCAAATTTTTATTTAAATTGGGCTGGGCTTGTTTTGTTTCTGAGCTTAATTTATTATATCAGATTGTCGATTGGAATGTTTGCAGGCTTTCTGGTACTTAGTTATCTATTGCTTTATGCAAATTGGGAGCTCATGGCCTATTGTCAGCTTAATGCATGCAGTTCTTTATGGACCTTAGTGATACTATTTACTTTAGCCTGGATTGGTCAATTTATTGGACATAAAATAGAGGGCAAGAAGCCTTCATTTTTAAAGGATGTGCAATTTTTACTAATTGGTCCTGCCTGGTTATTGCATTTTATTTATAGAAAACTGGGAATCCCGTATTAA
- a CDS encoding sensor histidine kinase: MLYKLISDSKLGGEFKQMPNGSDSSMFTQIEQDVESWIIKKNMELDQQTHLEKYRKEYIGNVSHELKTPVFNIQGYLQTLLDGGLEDPNVNRNFLEKAYKNSQRLQSIIDDLNIVYKLESGQETLELDAVNIRELIDEVFEENASLAAAKNIKLKFKKGTELDYHVEAAKEYLHIVLTNLINNSIKYGKEGGFTKLSLYDLDQEILIEVSDNGIGIPEEHIKHVFDRFYRVDKSRSREAGGSGLGLSIVKHIVEAHGQKLHVRSKEGFGTTFGFTLKRIK, translated from the coding sequence TTGCTTTATAAATTAATAAGTGATTCCAAGTTGGGTGGTGAATTCAAGCAAATGCCAAATGGATCTGATTCCTCTATGTTTACTCAAATTGAACAAGACGTCGAATCTTGGATAATTAAAAAGAATATGGAGTTGGATCAGCAGACGCACTTAGAAAAATACAGAAAAGAGTATATAGGAAATGTTTCCCATGAACTTAAAACACCTGTATTTAATATTCAAGGCTATCTCCAGACCTTGTTGGATGGGGGCTTGGAAGATCCAAATGTGAATAGAAATTTTCTTGAAAAAGCATATAAAAATTCCCAGCGACTTCAATCAATCATAGATGATTTGAATATTGTTTATAAATTAGAATCTGGGCAGGAGACCCTTGAATTAGATGCAGTAAACATTAGAGAATTAATCGATGAAGTATTTGAAGAGAATGCCTCATTGGCAGCAGCCAAAAACATTAAGCTAAAATTTAAAAAAGGGACAGAACTGGATTATCATGTAGAAGCTGCCAAAGAATACCTGCATATCGTTTTGACAAATTTAATCAATAACTCCATTAAATATGGGAAAGAAGGTGGATTTACTAAGTTGAGTTTGTATGATCTTGATCAGGAAATTTTAATCGAAGTAAGTGACAATGGAATTGGCATTCCAGAAGAACATATTAAACATGTTTTTGACCGTTTTTATAGAGTTGATAAGAGTAGATCCAGAGAAGCAGGTGGCAGTGGATTAGGATTGTCTATTGTAAAGCATATTGTAGAAGCACATGGACAAAAACTACATGTGAGAAGTAAGGAAGGATTCGGAACTACATTTGGATTTACCTTAAAAAGAATCAAATAA
- the folP gene encoding dihydropteroate synthase, which translates to MTHRKDLDQIFTANAKPLVMGILNLDPGSFYPDSIAHSDMQALKMVESKIEDGMDILDIGAFSSRPGAKIPLEEAEIQLIIPVLQKIRAAFPDLPISIDTMRASVAQRCLDIGADLINDISGGAFDPDLPLVMSKSHAIYIAMHMKGIPENMQHVDNTTYLNVVDDVLKYFQQKICFFKTMGLHKLIIDPGFGFSKKLQDNYELLRTIYLFKILEKPLLIGVSRKSMIWKITNSSASDALIGSIVAAFYALLNSCTILRVHDVKETTQMLNVFYAIQDPNYFDNQQS; encoded by the coding sequence ATGACTCATAGGAAGGATTTAGATCAGATTTTCACAGCAAATGCAAAGCCACTGGTAATGGGGATTCTTAATTTGGATCCTGGAAGCTTTTATCCCGACAGCATAGCTCATTCAGATATGCAGGCTTTAAAAATGGTAGAATCTAAAATTGAGGATGGGATGGACATTTTAGATATAGGAGCTTTTTCAAGTAGGCCCGGGGCAAAAATACCCTTGGAAGAAGCTGAAATTCAATTAATTATACCTGTTTTACAAAAAATCAGGGCTGCTTTTCCTGATTTGCCGATCTCGATTGATACCATGAGGGCTTCAGTCGCTCAAAGATGTTTAGATATTGGGGCTGACCTCATCAATGATATAAGTGGAGGTGCATTTGACCCAGACTTACCCTTGGTGATGTCCAAATCTCATGCAATCTATATTGCGATGCATATGAAAGGCATTCCTGAAAATATGCAGCATGTAGATAACACGACTTACCTAAATGTCGTTGATGATGTACTGAAATACTTCCAACAAAAAATTTGTTTCTTTAAAACGATGGGACTTCATAAACTAATCATAGATCCAGGTTTCGGATTTTCAAAAAAACTTCAGGATAATTATGAACTCTTACGAACTATTTATTTGTTTAAAATATTAGAAAAACCTTTGTTAATTGGCGTTTCGCGGAAAAGTATGATTTGGAAAATAACCAATTCTTCTGCATCAGATGCATTAATCGGGAGCATCGTTGCAGCTTTTTATGCTCTTTTAAATTCTTGTACTATACTTAGGGTCCATGACGTCAAGGAGACTACCCAAATGCTCAATGTATTTTATGCAATACAGGATCCCAATTATTTTGATAATCAACAATCCTAA
- a CDS encoding M23 family metallopeptidase, with protein sequence MLSVGAGVVEAASYTSGNGNFVKIRHDNTYQTQYLHMSKFAKGIRKGTPVGQGQVIGYVGSTGLASGPHVCFRFWKNGVQVNHRNLHFPSPDPLPKNQLEEYFKHRDNIVQELNSIQFSTAINTNKNS encoded by the coding sequence ATTTTATCTGTTGGGGCCGGAGTCGTTGAAGCAGCATCTTATACTTCAGGTAATGGAAATTTTGTAAAAATAAGACACGATAACACGTATCAAACTCAATACTTGCATATGTCAAAATTTGCAAAAGGCATTCGCAAAGGAACTCCCGTTGGTCAAGGTCAGGTCATTGGATATGTTGGATCTACTGGATTGGCAAGTGGCCCCCATGTGTGTTTTAGATTTTGGAAAAATGGAGTTCAAGTCAATCACAGAAACTTACATTTTCCATCGCCAGATCCTCTACCAAAAAATCAGCTCGAGGAATACTTCAAACATCGTGACAACATAGTCCAGGAATTAAACTCAATACAATTTAGTACTGCTATAAATACGAATAAAAATTCTTAG
- a CDS encoding rhomboid family intramembrane serine protease, whose protein sequence is MNSLPPLMTYGLILSILVISSIGFSKSNIIQDYSHFPYLEKRNRQFYRWLSCGFLHANWLHLGLNLFVLYQFGSTIEHVYKAQFGFYVGGFLFILIYFIILIAGCIPTYFHHLNNTRYSSIGASGAISGILFIYVLYYPFQLLYLFGMVPIPAILFASLYLIYSWWASKNPNDHIDHYAHFYGSIIGLFLGLLVKYIL, encoded by the coding sequence ATGAATAGTCTCCCACCTTTAATGACCTATGGATTAATATTATCTATACTTGTGATATCAAGTATAGGATTTTCTAAATCAAATATCATTCAGGACTATAGCCATTTTCCATATTTGGAAAAAAGGAATCGGCAGTTTTACCGTTGGTTGAGTTGTGGTTTTCTTCATGCAAATTGGTTGCATCTTGGCTTAAATTTATTTGTACTTTATCAATTTGGCAGTACAATTGAACATGTCTATAAAGCACAATTTGGATTTTATGTCGGTGGATTCCTGTTTATTTTAATTTATTTTATAATTTTGATAGCAGGATGCATTCCAACCTATTTTCATCATTTAAACAATACGCGTTATTCAAGCATTGGGGCTTCTGGAGCCATATCAGGAATTCTATTTATCTATGTGCTTTATTATCCGTTTCAATTATTGTATCTTTTTGGAATGGTGCCTATCCCAGCAATTTTATTTGCCTCATTGTACCTAATTTATTCATGGTGGGCATCTAAAAACCCCAACGATCACATAGACCATTATGCACATTTTTATGGCTCAATAATAGGCTTATTCTTAGGACTCCTGGTAAAATATATTTTGTAG
- a CDS encoding GNAT family N-acetyltransferase, with protein MHFLPILYMSPEYDAAIALRTAVLRIPLNLEFTEEQLESESEEFHFGAFSEDGNLLACLSFKLDSVNCLQMRQVAVETALQNSGIGQFVVKEAENWAKSKGFTKIILHARDVAVPFYLKQHYETVGEAFIEVNILHRHMQKNIN; from the coding sequence ATGCATTTTTTGCCAATATTGTATATGAGTCCAGAATACGATGCTGCAATTGCACTACGGACTGCAGTTTTAAGGATTCCATTAAACCTTGAATTTACTGAGGAGCAACTGGAATCAGAATCAGAAGAATTTCATTTTGGAGCCTTTTCTGAGGATGGGAATTTACTGGCTTGTTTATCTTTCAAATTAGATTCCGTAAATTGTCTGCAGATGCGACAAGTGGCAGTAGAAACAGCGCTCCAAAATAGTGGAATTGGTCAATTTGTAGTTAAAGAAGCTGAAAATTGGGCAAAGTCAAAAGGATTTACCAAAATCATTTTGCATGCTAGAGATGTTGCGGTTCCTTTTTATTTAAAACAACATTACGAAACGGTTGGAGAAGCATTTATTGAAGTCAATATTTTACATCGACATATGCAAAAAAATATTAATTAA